From a single Bacillus pseudomycoides DSM 12442 genomic region:
- the minC gene encoding septum site-determining protein MinC, whose amino-acid sequence MEEKKQQNITIKGTKDGLTLHLDDCCSFSELLQELDEKLSTHYYDGDGRSLIEVHVKVGNRYLTDVQQEEIRTLIRNKKNLVVDSIESDVITKAEAIAWKEETEIVPVSKIVRSGQVLHVKGNLLLIGDVNPGGTVIAGGNIFVVGSLRGIAHAGYYGDTDAVIAASVMNPMQLRISDVTMRAPEEKEDGAEAAECAYIDENNHIVVDRLQLLTHLRPNLTKLERGIV is encoded by the coding sequence GTGGAAGAAAAAAAGCAACAAAATATAACGATAAAAGGGACAAAAGATGGACTGACATTACATTTAGATGATTGCTGTTCATTCTCTGAATTACTGCAAGAACTGGACGAAAAGCTTTCCACTCACTATTACGATGGTGATGGACGTTCATTAATCGAAGTACATGTTAAAGTTGGTAATCGCTATTTGACAGATGTACAGCAAGAAGAAATTCGCACTTTGATTCGTAATAAAAAAAATCTTGTTGTGGATTCCATTGAGAGTGATGTCATAACAAAAGCTGAAGCAATAGCGTGGAAAGAAGAAACAGAAATTGTCCCTGTTTCCAAAATTGTTCGCTCAGGTCAAGTATTGCATGTAAAAGGAAATCTATTGTTAATTGGAGATGTCAATCCAGGCGGAACGGTTATCGCTGGGGGAAATATTTTTGTCGTTGGATCATTACGAGGAATTGCGCATGCTGGATATTATGGGGATACAGATGCTGTCATTGCAGCATCTGTTATGAATCCAATGCAACTTCGAATTAGTGATGTGACAATGCGGGCTCCGGAAGAGAAAGAAGACGGAGCAGAGGCGGCGGAATGTGCGTATATTGATGAGAACAATCACATTGTTGTCGATCGCCTGCAACTTCTCACTCATCTTAGACCTAATTTAACAAAGTTAGAAAGGGGAATTGTATAG
- the mreB gene encoding cell shape-determining protein MreB — MFGFGGFTRDLGIDLGTANTLVYVKGKGVVLREPSVVALQTDSKQIVAVGSDAKQMIGRTPGNVVALRPMKDGVIADYETTATMMKYYIQQAQKSNGFFSRKPYVMVCVPSGITAVERRAVIDATRQAGARDAYPIEEPFAAAIGANLPVWEPTGSMVVDIGGGTTEVAIISLGGIVTSQSVRVAGDDMDDSIIQYIKKSYNLMIGERTAEALKLEIGSAGEPEGIEPMEIRGRDLVSGLPKTVLIKPEEIADALKDTVDAIVESVKNTLEKTPPELAADIMDRGIVLTGGGALLRNLDKVISEETKMPVLVAENPLDCVAIGTGKALDNIDLFKTAR, encoded by the coding sequence ATGTTTGGATTTGGTGGTTTTACTCGTGATCTTGGAATTGATTTAGGAACAGCAAACACGCTTGTATACGTGAAAGGAAAAGGTGTAGTTTTACGTGAACCTTCAGTTGTAGCATTGCAAACTGATTCGAAACAAATCGTTGCAGTTGGTAGCGATGCAAAACAAATGATTGGTCGTACACCAGGAAACGTAGTGGCTCTTCGCCCTATGAAAGATGGTGTAATCGCTGATTATGAAACAACAGCGACAATGATGAAATACTATATTCAACAAGCGCAAAAATCAAATGGATTTTTCTCTCGTAAGCCATATGTAATGGTATGTGTGCCATCTGGTATTACTGCTGTAGAAAGACGTGCAGTAATCGATGCAACTCGTCAAGCAGGTGCGCGTGATGCATATCCAATTGAAGAACCGTTTGCAGCAGCAATCGGTGCAAACTTACCTGTTTGGGAACCAACTGGTAGTATGGTTGTTGATATTGGCGGCGGAACAACAGAAGTTGCGATCATTTCTTTAGGCGGGATTGTAACAAGTCAATCTGTTCGTGTTGCTGGTGATGATATGGACGATTCAATCATTCAATACATTAAGAAAAGCTACAACTTAATGATCGGTGAAAGAACAGCAGAAGCATTAAAATTAGAAATCGGTTCTGCAGGCGAGCCAGAAGGTATTGAGCCAATGGAAATTCGTGGCCGTGATTTAGTAAGTGGTTTACCAAAAACAGTATTAATCAAGCCAGAAGAGATTGCAGATGCGTTAAAAGATACAGTAGATGCAATTGTAGAATCAGTGAAAAACACATTAGAAAAAACGCCACCTGAATTAGCAGCGGATATTATGGACCGTGGAATTGTATTAACAGGAGGCGGTGCATTACTTCGCAACTTGGACAAAGTAATTAGTGAAGAAACGAAAATGCCAGTTCTTGTTGCAGAAAATCCACTTGACTGTGTAGCAATTGGAACAGGTAAAGCTTTAGATAATATCGACCTTTTCAAAACTGCTCGATAA
- a CDS encoding Maf family protein gives MKKLILASGSPRRKELLELAGVPFEIVVSEIEETIGAYSSPADIVMSLALQKASAVVENQEDSVVLGADTIVTYESRILGKPKDEAEAKEILQLLSGKTHEVYTGVALISKEKTVTFYERTEVTFWELTEEEVDAYIATKEPLDKAGSYGIQGKGSIFVQHIQGDYYSVVGLPIARLVRELKQFDNDASHA, from the coding sequence ATGAAAAAACTTATTTTAGCATCTGGGTCACCGCGCCGGAAGGAATTACTTGAACTAGCGGGTGTACCATTTGAAATTGTTGTGAGTGAAATAGAAGAAACAATCGGTGCGTATTCATCGCCCGCTGATATTGTGATGTCACTTGCTTTGCAAAAAGCGTCTGCTGTAGTAGAAAATCAAGAAGATAGTGTGGTATTAGGTGCAGATACAATTGTTACATATGAATCGCGTATTCTTGGAAAGCCTAAAGATGAAGCGGAAGCGAAAGAAATACTGCAACTATTATCAGGAAAAACACATGAAGTATATACAGGCGTTGCGCTCATTTCAAAAGAAAAAACAGTAACTTTCTACGAACGTACAGAAGTTACGTTTTGGGAGTTAACAGAAGAAGAGGTTGATGCGTATATTGCGACGAAAGAACCACTTGATAAGGCTGGAAGTTACGGTATTCAAGGAAAAGGTTCTATCTTTGTTCAACATATTCAGGGAGATTACTACAGTGTAGTGGGATTACCAATTGCACGACTTGTTCGTGAATTAAAACAGTTCGATAATGATGCATCCCATGCGTAA
- the mreD gene encoding rod shape-determining protein MreD has protein sequence MAILKRAILPLLLLFVFLFENMFSTVVPTALFWKDSIAAPHFFMIVLCFITVYFSPLQGIYYGLLFGFLFDTVYTELVGVYIFAYPILAYLVYSTMRVLQLNLFIVSFIVLTGIAALEYYVYGFLTLLGRIHVPAHIFFSDRLLATLLLNGIFLLLVCFPLRRYLVRLSKAMEEKEKRIF, from the coding sequence ATGGCTATTTTGAAAAGAGCAATTCTTCCTCTGCTGCTTCTTTTTGTGTTTTTATTCGAAAATATGTTTTCTACTGTAGTTCCAACAGCATTGTTTTGGAAAGACAGTATTGCAGCTCCGCATTTCTTTATGATTGTGCTATGTTTTATTACCGTTTATTTTAGTCCTTTACAAGGTATTTACTATGGGCTATTATTTGGTTTTTTATTTGATACTGTATATACAGAACTTGTTGGTGTATATATATTTGCTTATCCAATTTTGGCGTATCTTGTGTATAGTACGATGAGAGTATTGCAATTGAATTTATTTATTGTTTCTTTTATCGTATTAACGGGAATTGCAGCATTAGAGTATTATGTATATGGATTTTTAACGCTACTAGGACGTATTCATGTACCGGCGCATATCTTTTTCTCAGATCGTCTCCTTGCTACTTTATTGTTAAATGGAATTTTCTTATTACTAGTTTGTTTCCCACTGAGACGATATCTTGTGCGTCTTTCAAAAGCGATGGAAGAAAAAGAAAAAAGGATTTTCTAA
- the mreC gene encoding rod shape-determining protein MreC → MPQFFLNKRLIVLLVSIILLVALIGISLKERKNLTWPEQFVKDTVGVVERVFQKPANYVAGFFENVEDVKRTYEENKTLKEKLDKYAELSVKVKDLEKDNAKLRETIDKKDSLRDYKPIQATVIARNPDKWYDLIGIDRGAQQGIQKDMAVMTSKGLVGRVKSVSQFTSTVELLSSLNRTNRISAVVEGQERIFGLIEGYDKEKQSLVFTKIPSDVKVEKDQTVVTSGLSDIFPKGLVIGKIVDVAPDEYGLTQTAYVKPAADLNDVDHIMVTKRVMPSAALEQ, encoded by the coding sequence GTGCCACAGTTTTTCTTAAACAAAAGATTAATTGTTTTGCTAGTTAGTATTATTCTTCTCGTGGCATTGATTGGAATCTCACTGAAAGAACGGAAAAATCTAACATGGCCAGAGCAGTTTGTAAAAGATACTGTCGGTGTTGTAGAACGTGTATTCCAAAAGCCAGCGAATTATGTTGCCGGGTTCTTTGAGAACGTAGAAGATGTAAAGCGCACGTATGAAGAAAATAAAACATTAAAAGAAAAATTAGATAAGTATGCGGAATTATCCGTGAAAGTAAAAGATTTGGAAAAAGATAATGCGAAGCTTCGTGAAACGATTGATAAAAAAGATTCTCTTCGTGACTATAAGCCAATCCAAGCTACAGTGATTGCACGCAATCCGGACAAGTGGTATGACTTAATCGGAATTGATAGAGGTGCACAGCAAGGAATCCAGAAGGATATGGCTGTTATGACTTCAAAAGGGTTAGTCGGACGAGTGAAAAGTGTGTCTCAATTTACATCAACTGTAGAATTATTGAGTTCACTGAATCGAACAAATCGTATTTCTGCTGTAGTAGAAGGGCAAGAGCGTATTTTTGGATTGATTGAAGGATACGACAAGGAAAAACAATCTCTTGTTTTCACAAAGATTCCATCTGATGTAAAAGTAGAAAAAGATCAAACGGTTGTAACATCAGGATTAAGTGATATTTTCCCGAAAGGGTTAGTAATTGGGAAAATTGTAGATGTTGCACCAGATGAATATGGATTAACACAAACAGCTTACGTAAAACCTGCTGCGGATTTAAATGATGTAGACCATATTATGGTTACAAAAAGAGTTATGCCCTCAGCAGCGTTAGAACAGTAA
- a CDS encoding valine--tRNA ligase yields MSNTEKNLPTKYDHMSVEEGLYKWWLDGKYFEAKGDAEKQPYTIVIPPPNVTGKLHLGHAWDTTLQDILTRTKRMQGYDVLWLPGMDHAGIATQAKVEGKLREEGISRYDLGREKFLEKAWEWKEEYASHIRQQWGKVGLGLDYSRERFTLDEGLSDAVNKVFVQLYEKGLIYRGEYIINWDPATRTALSDIEVIHKEIQGAFYHMNYPLTDGSGHIRLATTRPETMLGDTAVAVHPEDDRYKHLIGKTVTLPIVGREIPIIADEYVEKDFGTGVVKITPAHDPNDFEVGNRHDLPRILVMNEDGTMNEKAGKYNGMDRFECRKELVKDLQDAGVLVEIEPHMHSVGHSERSGAVVEPYLSTQWFVKMGPLAEKAVELQQKEEEKVTFVPERFENTYLRWMENIHDWCISRQLWWGHRIPAWYHKETGEVYVGTEAPADIENWNQDNDVLDTWFSSALWPFSTLGWPNEDAEDFKRYYSTDALVTGYDIIFFWVSRMIFQGLEFTGERPFKDVLIHGLVRDEQGRKMSKSLGNGIDPMDVIDKYGADAMRFFLSTGSAPGQDLRFSMEKVESTWNFINKIWNASRFVLMNMDDMKYEDIDLTGEKSVADKWILTRLNETIESVTRNMDKYEFGEAGRSLYNFIWDDFCDWYIEMAKLPLYGEDEVAKKTTRSILAYVLDQTMRLLHPFMPFVTEKIWQHLPHEGESITVAAWPTVREDLQDKEAAAEMHLLVDIIRSVRNIRAEVNTPMSKKVQMQIKAKDEAVLAQLMKNSSYIERFCNPSELTIKTDLQAPEKAMTAIVSGAELFLPLADLINLDEEKARLEKELEKFDKEVERVQKKLANQGFVAKAPAAVIEGERAKEQDYLEKREAVRQRLADLQK; encoded by the coding sequence ATGTCAAATACGGAAAAGAATTTACCGACTAAATATGATCATATGTCCGTTGAAGAAGGCCTTTATAAATGGTGGCTAGACGGCAAATATTTCGAAGCAAAAGGAGATGCGGAAAAACAGCCGTATACAATTGTAATCCCGCCTCCAAACGTAACAGGTAAACTGCACTTAGGGCACGCTTGGGATACGACGCTTCAAGATATTTTGACGCGTACAAAGCGTATGCAAGGTTACGATGTATTATGGCTTCCAGGAATGGACCATGCTGGTATCGCAACACAGGCAAAAGTAGAAGGAAAACTTCGTGAAGAAGGTATTTCACGTTACGATCTTGGCCGTGAGAAATTCCTTGAGAAAGCATGGGAATGGAAAGAAGAATATGCTTCTCACATTCGTCAGCAATGGGGAAAAGTTGGTTTAGGATTAGATTACTCTCGTGAGCGCTTTACATTAGACGAAGGTTTATCTGATGCGGTTAATAAAGTATTCGTTCAATTATACGAAAAAGGTTTAATTTACCGCGGTGAATATATTATTAACTGGGATCCAGCAACACGCACAGCTCTTTCTGATATTGAAGTAATTCATAAAGAGATTCAAGGTGCATTCTACCATATGAACTACCCATTGACAGATGGATCTGGTCACATTCGACTTGCGACAACTCGTCCAGAAACAATGCTTGGCGATACAGCAGTAGCAGTTCATCCAGAAGATGATCGTTACAAGCATTTAATCGGAAAAACAGTTACACTTCCAATCGTAGGCCGTGAAATTCCGATTATTGCTGATGAGTACGTAGAAAAAGATTTCGGAACAGGCGTTGTGAAAATTACACCAGCTCATGATCCGAATGACTTTGAAGTAGGTAACCGACATGACTTACCTCGTATTTTAGTAATGAACGAAGATGGAACGATGAACGAAAAAGCTGGTAAGTATAACGGTATGGATCGTTTCGAATGCCGTAAAGAGTTAGTAAAAGACTTACAAGATGCTGGCGTATTAGTAGAAATCGAGCCTCATATGCATTCAGTAGGACATAGTGAGCGTAGCGGTGCAGTTGTTGAGCCTTACTTATCAACACAATGGTTCGTAAAAATGGGACCACTTGCAGAAAAGGCAGTAGAACTTCAACAAAAAGAAGAAGAAAAAGTAACGTTCGTACCAGAGCGTTTCGAGAACACATACTTACGCTGGATGGAAAACATTCACGACTGGTGTATTTCTCGTCAATTATGGTGGGGACACCGCATTCCAGCTTGGTATCATAAAGAAACTGGTGAAGTATACGTAGGTACGGAAGCACCAGCAGATATTGAAAACTGGAATCAAGATAACGACGTACTTGATACATGGTTTAGCTCAGCGTTATGGCCATTCTCAACACTTGGTTGGCCGAATGAAGATGCAGAAGACTTCAAACGTTACTATTCAACAGATGCTCTAGTAACTGGTTATGATATCATCTTCTTCTGGGTATCTCGTATGATTTTCCAAGGTTTAGAGTTTACAGGAGAGCGCCCATTTAAAGACGTATTAATTCACGGTTTAGTTCGTGATGAGCAAGGACGTAAAATGAGTAAATCTCTTGGTAACGGTATTGATCCAATGGATGTTATTGATAAGTACGGTGCAGATGCAATGCGCTTCTTCTTATCAACAGGAAGTGCACCAGGACAAGATTTACGCTTCAGCATGGAGAAAGTAGAATCTACTTGGAACTTCATTAATAAAATTTGGAATGCATCCCGTTTCGTATTAATGAACATGGATGACATGAAATATGAAGATATCGATTTAACTGGTGAAAAATCAGTTGCAGATAAGTGGATTTTAACCCGCTTAAATGAAACGATTGAAAGTGTAACACGTAACATGGATAAATATGAGTTCGGTGAAGCTGGCCGTTCATTATACAACTTCATTTGGGATGATTTCTGTGATTGGTATATTGAAATGGCGAAACTTCCATTATATGGTGAAGATGAAGTGGCTAAGAAAACAACTCGTTCAATTCTAGCATACGTACTAGACCAAACGATGCGTCTACTACACCCATTCATGCCATTCGTAACAGAGAAGATTTGGCAACACTTACCGCATGAAGGTGAATCTATTACAGTAGCAGCATGGCCGACAGTTCGCGAAGATTTACAAGATAAAGAAGCGGCAGCAGAAATGCACCTTCTAGTTGATATCATTCGCTCTGTTCGAAACATTCGTGCTGAAGTAAATACGCCAATGAGCAAAAAAGTTCAAATGCAAATTAAAGCAAAAGACGAAGCAGTACTAGCACAGCTTATGAAAAATAGCTCTTACATTGAGCGTTTCTGTAATCCAAGTGAATTAACAATTAAGACTGATTTACAAGCGCCAGAAAAAGCGATGACTGCAATCGTATCAGGTGCAGAGTTATTCTTACCGTTAGCTGATCTTATCAATCTTGATGAAGAGAAAGCGCGTCTTGAAAAAGAACTTGAGAAGTTCGATAAAGAAGTAGAACGTGTACAGAAGAAACTTGCAAACCAAGGTTTCGTAGCAAAAGCACCAGCGGCAGTTATTGAAGGAGAGCGTGCAAAAGAGCAAGATTATCTAGAAAAACGCGAAGCAGTTCGTCAACGTCTAGCTGATCTTCAAAAATAA
- the radC gene encoding RadC family protein, which translates to MNGIRDVLKEEQPRERLLVEGASSLSNRELLAVLLRTGSKEESVLTLADQILYHFDGLRMLKDATIEEMTSIHGVGIAKASQLIAAFELGRRMVRLEYQNRYSIRSPEDCASYMMEEMRFLQQEHFVCLYLNTKNQVMHRQTVFIGSLNASIVHPREVFKEAFRRAAASIICLHNHPSGDPTPSREDIEVTKRLVECGRIIGIEVLDHIIIGDHKFVSLKEKGHI; encoded by the coding sequence ATGAACGGTATTCGTGATGTTTTGAAAGAAGAACAACCACGGGAGCGTTTATTAGTAGAAGGAGCAAGCAGTTTATCGAATCGGGAACTTCTCGCAGTGCTACTTAGAACTGGTTCTAAAGAAGAATCAGTTCTAACATTAGCGGATCAAATTTTATATCATTTTGACGGATTACGAATGTTAAAAGATGCTACAATAGAAGAGATGACGAGTATTCATGGTGTAGGAATAGCAAAGGCCTCTCAGTTAATCGCTGCTTTTGAACTAGGGAGAAGGATGGTGCGTTTAGAGTACCAAAATCGATATAGTATTCGGAGTCCAGAAGATTGTGCTAGTTATATGATGGAAGAGATGCGTTTTTTACAACAAGAGCACTTTGTCTGTTTATACTTGAATACGAAAAATCAAGTTATGCATCGGCAGACTGTGTTTATTGGGAGTTTAAATGCCTCAATTGTGCATCCTCGCGAGGTTTTCAAAGAAGCTTTTCGTCGCGCAGCAGCCTCTATTATATGTCTGCATAACCACCCTTCAGGAGATCCTACGCCGAGTCGGGAAGATATTGAAGTGACAAAACGATTGGTAGAATGTGGAAGGATCATTGGAATTGAAGTCCTTGATCACATTATTATAGGCGACCATAAATTCGTGAGTTTAAAAGAAAAAGGTCATATTTAA
- the spoVID gene encoding stage VI sporulation protein D, with translation MTYSLGGGKEVATDHSLRFSLKESVWFQKGQEVEELLSISLDPDVEIEELEYEVIVRGQLDLTGEYVARQDDSAFSLRDLSPAKSIDYVETREDGVNELVHSFPLEISIPRNRVKQVEELYVSIEEFDYELKENGCLQLLADISISGLCEDERIQNEVQEEEIENVEVDRTEEIKLVDEDTLPVEVEEVTVHTESNGWEDYAFEPFQLEERKEQELEEEVEDLEEHEEEEREEEAKETTPQFEFFGRKDFQKKKEKELQEEAETAYSQRDENALYLTKLFTKEPEEEFTKLRMYFVQEGDTIESVADRYETSVQHLHRVNQTDDVYLTAGQIIYIPVSKAKTK, from the coding sequence ATGACATACAGTTTGGGAGGGGGAAAAGAAGTGGCAACAGATCATTCATTACGTTTTTCATTAAAAGAATCGGTTTGGTTCCAAAAAGGACAGGAAGTCGAAGAACTTTTGTCAATTTCGTTAGATCCAGACGTTGAGATAGAAGAGCTTGAATACGAAGTAATTGTGAGAGGTCAATTGGATTTAACGGGAGAATATGTTGCAAGGCAAGATGATTCTGCGTTTTCATTACGAGATTTATCTCCAGCGAAATCCATTGATTATGTAGAAACGCGAGAAGATGGTGTAAACGAACTTGTGCACTCTTTTCCGTTAGAAATTTCGATTCCACGAAACCGAGTGAAACAAGTTGAAGAATTGTATGTTTCCATTGAGGAATTCGATTATGAATTAAAGGAAAATGGTTGTTTACAGCTATTAGCGGACATATCGATATCTGGATTATGTGAGGATGAGAGAATACAGAATGAAGTGCAAGAGGAAGAGATAGAGAATGTGGAAGTTGATAGAACCGAGGAAATAAAACTGGTGGATGAGGATACATTGCCGGTAGAAGTGGAAGAAGTAACAGTTCATACAGAATCAAACGGATGGGAAGATTATGCATTTGAGCCTTTCCAATTAGAGGAGCGCAAAGAACAAGAATTAGAAGAAGAGGTAGAAGATCTAGAAGAACATGAAGAGGAAGAACGAGAAGAGGAAGCAAAAGAAACTACACCACAGTTTGAATTCTTTGGCCGGAAGGATTTTCAGAAAAAGAAGGAAAAGGAATTACAGGAAGAAGCAGAAACGGCATACTCACAACGGGATGAAAATGCATTATATTTAACAAAATTGTTTACGAAAGAGCCGGAAGAAGAATTTACGAAATTACGTATGTATTTTGTGCAAGAAGGGGATACAATTGAATCGGTTGCGGATCGATATGAAACGTCGGTCCAGCATTTACATCGTGTGAATCAAACAGATGATGTATATTTAACTGCAGGGCAAATTATATATATACCTGTGTCAAAAGCAAAGACAAAGTGA
- the ysxE gene encoding spore coat protein YsxE gives MDIELRDRYAPIVQRYQLDAHHMEEHGSVIKIYTNQGPYALKKLPSHRLKRNNLMYHVQFLREKGFTHYVPIYHATDGNHILSDETYSYYLMPWLERAEGNGEDNDQYHKMFQTLALLHQRTVKEETYTEEALEEHYTNVSDRWEKDGEFLEQFLVESEAKWYMSPFELQYCTYFHHVMRAREFATKQLSEWNEAMKEKEKTRVSFIHGNVSMNHFLFDYERNGYFISLERSQFATPVQDLVRFYSRSLNTYPITRSDRFEWYQVYQKNFPFTKEEQLLMFAYLTYPSPFIRQIQSYTSKQQSRSEKQELQGVKMLQQAHWLVSNIEYFISQFQAAQQGNE, from the coding sequence ATGGATATAGAATTGCGAGATCGTTATGCGCCGATCGTACAGCGGTATCAATTGGATGCCCACCATATGGAAGAGCATGGGAGTGTAATAAAAATTTATACGAATCAAGGTCCATATGCATTGAAAAAATTACCATCTCATCGATTGAAGCGAAATAATTTAATGTATCATGTTCAATTTTTACGTGAAAAGGGATTTACACATTATGTACCGATTTACCATGCGACAGATGGAAATCATATTTTGAGTGACGAAACATATAGTTATTATTTAATGCCTTGGCTTGAGCGAGCAGAAGGGAACGGAGAGGACAATGATCAATATCATAAAATGTTTCAGACGCTAGCGCTGCTTCATCAAAGGACGGTAAAAGAAGAAACGTATACTGAAGAAGCGTTAGAGGAGCATTATACAAATGTCTCTGATCGTTGGGAGAAAGATGGAGAATTCTTAGAGCAATTCCTCGTAGAGTCTGAGGCGAAATGGTATATGTCGCCGTTTGAATTGCAGTATTGTACGTATTTTCATCATGTGATGAGGGCGCGTGAATTTGCAACGAAACAGCTTTCGGAGTGGAATGAAGCGATGAAAGAAAAAGAAAAAACACGAGTTTCTTTTATTCATGGCAATGTATCGATGAATCATTTTTTATTCGATTATGAACGAAATGGTTATTTTATTAGTTTAGAAAGGTCTCAATTTGCAACACCAGTTCAAGATCTTGTTCGCTTTTATTCCCGCTCATTGAACACATATCCAATTACGAGAAGCGATCGCTTTGAATGGTATCAGGTGTATCAAAAGAATTTTCCGTTTACGAAAGAAGAACAACTCCTTATGTTTGCGTATCTAACATATCCGTCCCCATTTATTCGACAAATCCAATCTTATACAAGCAAACAGCAGAGCCGTAGTGAAAAGCAAGAACTTCAAGGTGTGAAAATGTTACAACAAGCGCATTGGCTTGTAAGTAATATAGAGTATTTTATTTCACAATTTCAAGCAGCGCAGCAAGGGAATGAGTAA
- a CDS encoding bifunctional folylpolyglutamate synthase/dihydrofolate synthase: MVHTYEEAIDWIHSRLKFGIKPGLERMQWMLGELGNPERHIKCVHLAGTNGKGSTLTYMRYMLEAGKYKVGTFTSPYIETFNERISVNGTPIADKEITELVNMVKPVVEKLDETDLGEATEFEIITVMAICYFGKINFCDIVLFETGLGGRFDSTNVVHPVLTMITNIGHDHMHILGNTLAEIAYEKAGIIKSGVPVITGVQDEEALEVIQKIAQEKNANLYEFGKQFTAVHRRSDEDGEHFDFSCPFASFEEVQISMKGSHQVGNAALALMGIMYLKTYLSFLMEEEHIGVGLSEAYWIGRFERLQSNPDVIIDGAHNPEGIASLVKTVKAHYNDKNILVLFTALGDKQLDNMVGQLETIADEMTFTTFTFDRAISAEELAAYSRKETKQVFENWKEAIDAKMNNLQENDVFIITGSLYFISEVRKYIREKN; encoded by the coding sequence GTGGTACATACATACGAAGAAGCGATAGATTGGATTCATAGCCGATTAAAGTTTGGAATTAAACCAGGATTAGAGAGAATGCAGTGGATGCTAGGGGAGCTTGGAAATCCTGAACGTCACATAAAATGCGTTCATCTTGCAGGAACAAATGGAAAAGGTTCAACTTTAACATATATGCGTTATATGCTAGAGGCGGGAAAATATAAAGTTGGTACATTTACGTCTCCATACATTGAAACATTTAATGAGCGAATTAGTGTTAACGGTACACCGATTGCAGATAAAGAAATTACTGAGCTTGTAAATATGGTAAAACCGGTTGTTGAAAAATTAGATGAAACAGATTTAGGAGAAGCAACGGAGTTTGAAATTATTACAGTAATGGCAATCTGCTATTTTGGTAAAATAAACTTCTGTGACATCGTCTTGTTTGAAACAGGGCTTGGTGGTCGTTTTGATTCTACAAATGTAGTTCATCCAGTTCTTACAATGATTACAAATATCGGCCATGATCATATGCATATTTTAGGGAATACATTAGCTGAAATTGCGTACGAAAAAGCAGGAATTATTAAATCAGGAGTTCCCGTTATTACTGGTGTGCAGGATGAAGAAGCACTTGAGGTTATCCAAAAGATTGCTCAGGAAAAGAATGCAAATCTATATGAGTTTGGAAAGCAATTTACAGCTGTTCATCGGCGTTCCGATGAAGATGGAGAGCATTTTGATTTTTCTTGCCCGTTTGCTTCATTTGAGGAAGTTCAGATTTCGATGAAAGGAAGTCATCAAGTCGGAAATGCAGCATTGGCGTTGATGGGGATTATGTATCTTAAAACATACCTATCATTCTTAATGGAGGAAGAGCATATTGGCGTAGGATTAAGTGAAGCATATTGGATTGGCCGATTTGAACGACTGCAAAGCAATCCGGACGTAATTATAGATGGAGCTCATAATCCAGAAGGAATTGCAAGCCTTGTGAAAACAGTAAAGGCTCATTATAACGATAAAAACATCCTTGTTTTATTTACCGCTTTAGGTGATAAACAGCTAGACAATATGGTAGGGCAATTAGAAACAATTGCAGATGAAATGACTTTTACAACATTCACATTTGATCGTGCGATTTCTGCTGAGGAGCTTGCAGCTTACTCACGTAAGGAAACAAAACAAGTTTTTGAGAATTGGAAAGAAGCTATTGATGCGAAAATGAACAACCTCCAAGAAAATGATGTTTTCATCATAACAGGCTCTCTTTACTTTATTTCAGAAGTTAGAAAATACATTCGTGAAAAAAACTAG